From the Pelorhabdus rhamnosifermentans genome, one window contains:
- a CDS encoding alpha/beta fold hydrolase, with protein MLETQDGAFIYYEDHGTGKPIVLIHGFTCSSKFFRNNVSELSKDFRVITMDLRGHGNSSKVLCGHSIPQYARDVRALLEHLELYDVTLLGWSMGGSVVLDYWRQFLDNSRLSKLILNDNSLFPFSPEDWNAHRYKNYNYAAANAEIIELYNNPFAHARNSSRSWFKNGVASDADLEWMSKESLKIPPGIAAAIFSDFLNRDSSQILPSVTIPTLVLAPGDSKKKIKACEYYVSKLSKGYIDYLDDGHTAFYTQPEKFNKLIIDFLVDK; from the coding sequence ATGCTAGAAACGCAGGATGGCGCTTTCATTTATTACGAAGACCATGGAACTGGTAAGCCCATTGTTTTGATTCATGGATTTACTTGCTCTTCAAAATTTTTTCGAAATAATGTGTCTGAACTTTCTAAGGATTTTCGTGTTATAACAATGGATTTGCGAGGACATGGAAATTCGTCAAAAGTTCTATGCGGACATTCTATTCCCCAATATGCCCGGGATGTGCGCGCGTTACTTGAGCATTTGGAGCTGTACGATGTAACTCTATTAGGATGGTCTATGGGGGGATCTGTGGTTCTCGATTATTGGAGACAGTTTTTAGATAACAGTCGTCTGAGCAAATTAATTTTGAATGATAATTCACTGTTTCCGTTTTCTCCAGAAGACTGGAACGCACATCGGTATAAAAATTATAACTATGCTGCAGCTAATGCCGAGATCATCGAACTTTATAACAATCCATTTGCTCATGCGAGAAATTCTTCCCGCAGTTGGTTTAAAAATGGTGTTGCTTCGGATGCGGATTTAGAATGGATGTCTAAAGAATCACTGAAAATTCCGCCAGGGATTGCGGCTGCGATTTTTTCCGATTTTTTAAATCGAGACTCGTCTCAAATTCTCCCTTCTGTAACAATTCCTACGCTCGTACTGGCTCCCGGGGATTCAAAAAAGAAGATAAAGGCATGTGAATACTATGTAAGTAAGCTGTCTAAAGGTTATATAGATTATTTGGATGACGGGCATACAGCTTTTTATACTCAGCCAGAAAAGTTTAATAAATTAATTATTGATTTTCTGGTAGATAAATAA
- a CDS encoding methyl-accepting chemotaxis protein, whose product MKVTSIQTKLLILLLPAFILAMGLLSYSCYYLASRSLEKSMDDTARAIGADYANRIQDMVQDRVARLEDLASVIALQNTDGNAETVRLMAQTKQRLGTMFDVIFFISLDGSGIRFDGTTGRHNDRDYFKMVLETKQPYVSNPLISSTTGKLAINVSVPVIYNGQLVGVLGGSCSLEKLSEIAGSLKFMENGFGYLVDSAGVVIAHPQTELAGKLNLSESKIAGELKLSQKEMDRRLINLFKTAQMGKQARGEYTYLDGSSHIAVATPVELLSMHWVMMITVPMSEAEREITALTRTMLAVSLMFIIIAIIAILVISRFFTKPIRFIRDECLQLAQGDFRDRSAKVTNDDEIGQLDQGFRAMRQNIRQLVKKVQSQAEQVAASSEELTASAGQSAQASSQVASSIAEMMFGTEKQASAVVRITDVVERIAGSTQEIAVMMTETSEIARSAAYEAKQGKQDLEQVIGQMGQINQGSEAVQKAMEELNRGSHEIGKIVSLISTIAGQTNLLALNAAIEAARAGEHGRGFAVVAEEVRKLSEESNRAAGQIEALIKNNQANMQQAVKATEADSVGVKTGIRIASATGETFDNIVSIITKLSEQIEGSSNAVNGIAAGNRILVDASHELKMLSQENATEAETISSATQEQSAALEEIASASQSLANLAGDLHAAVSKFKV is encoded by the coding sequence ATGAAAGTAACAAGTATTCAGACTAAATTACTCATTCTGTTGTTGCCAGCCTTCATATTGGCTATGGGGCTACTATCCTACAGCTGCTATTATTTGGCCAGCCGATCACTGGAAAAGAGCATGGACGATACTGCTAGAGCTATCGGTGCTGATTATGCCAACCGCATTCAGGACATGGTACAGGATCGGGTGGCTCGCCTCGAGGATCTGGCCAGTGTTATCGCTTTACAAAATACCGATGGCAATGCGGAAACGGTGAGGTTAATGGCGCAAACAAAACAACGGCTAGGAACGATGTTTGACGTTATTTTCTTTATTTCTCTCGACGGCTCAGGAATTCGCTTTGATGGCACTACTGGGCGGCATAATGATCGTGATTATTTTAAAATGGTGCTGGAAACGAAGCAACCCTATGTTTCTAATCCTTTAATTTCAAGTACTACCGGGAAATTAGCTATTAATGTTTCTGTGCCTGTTATCTATAATGGTCAATTGGTAGGTGTTTTAGGCGGGTCCTGTTCCTTGGAAAAATTATCGGAGATAGCGGGAAGCTTAAAGTTCATGGAAAATGGTTTTGGCTATTTAGTGGACAGTGCAGGGGTTGTCATCGCCCACCCGCAGACGGAATTGGCAGGTAAGCTTAATTTGAGCGAAAGCAAAATAGCGGGTGAATTAAAATTATCTCAAAAAGAAATGGACAGGCGGTTGATCAATTTATTTAAGACAGCGCAAATGGGGAAGCAAGCCAGGGGGGAATACACATATCTGGATGGCAGCAGCCATATAGCAGTGGCTACCCCGGTCGAACTGCTCAGCATGCACTGGGTGATGATGATTACTGTTCCTATGAGCGAAGCGGAGCGGGAAATTACCGCCTTGACCAGGACAATGCTGGCTGTATCGCTGATGTTTATTATTATTGCCATCATTGCTATTCTTGTTATCAGTAGATTTTTTACCAAACCTATCCGCTTTATACGGGACGAATGCCTGCAGCTAGCGCAAGGAGATTTTCGGGATCGGTCGGCAAAAGTGACGAATGATGATGAGATTGGGCAGTTGGACCAAGGTTTTAGGGCAATGCGGCAAAACATCCGTCAATTGGTAAAAAAAGTGCAATCACAGGCGGAGCAGGTAGCTGCCTCTAGTGAAGAGCTGACGGCCAGTGCCGGGCAGTCGGCACAAGCGTCTAGCCAGGTGGCGTCTTCAATTGCTGAAATGATGTTCGGCACGGAAAAACAGGCGTCAGCGGTTGTGAGGATTACCGATGTGGTGGAGCGAATCGCCGGCAGTACACAGGAAATTGCCGTAATGATGACCGAAACATCGGAAATAGCCAGGTCAGCGGCCTATGAAGCTAAGCAAGGTAAGCAAGATTTAGAGCAGGTTATTGGGCAAATGGGGCAGATTAATCAAGGTTCTGAAGCAGTACAAAAGGCAATGGAGGAATTAAACAGAGGTTCGCACGAAATTGGCAAAATTGTTAGCCTTATTTCTACCATTGCTGGGCAAACAAATCTCTTAGCTTTAAATGCTGCGATTGAAGCGGCGAGAGCTGGCGAGCATGGCAGGGGCTTTGCGGTGGTAGCCGAAGAAGTTAGGAAACTTTCGGAAGAGTCCAACCGGGCAGCTGGCCAGATTGAAGCATTGATTAAGAACAATCAGGCCAATATGCAGCAAGCGGTTAAAGCGACGGAGGCAGATTCGGTTGGTGTTAAGACAGGTATACGTATTGCGAGCGCTACAGGAGAGACTTTCGACAATATCGTAAGCATTATTACCAAACTTTCTGAGCAGATAGAGGGAAGTTCCAATGCTGTTAACGGCATAGCCGCCGGCAACCGTATCTTGGTGGACGCGAGCCACGAACTTAAGATGTTAAGCCAAGAAAATGCGACGGAAGCAGAGACTATTTCCAGCGCAACTCAAGAACAGTCGGCAGCGCTGGAGGAAATCGCTTCTGCAAGTCAAAGTTTGGCTAATTTAGCGGGAGATTTGCATGCGGCAGTGTCTAAGTTCAAGGTTTAA